In Papio anubis isolate 15944 chromosome 20, Panubis1.0, whole genome shotgun sequence, a single window of DNA contains:
- the PEG3 gene encoding paternally-expressed gene 3 protein translates to MYQPEDDNSSDMTSDDDMARDRGESSPPHSVHSFSGDRDWDRRGRSRDMEPRDRWSYTRNPRSRMPQRDLSLPVMAKTSFEMERDDDRDSRAYKSRSQDAESYQNVVDLTEDRKPHNTIQDNMENYRKLLSLGVQLAEDDGHSHMTQGHSSRSKRSAYPSTSRGLKTMPEAKKSTHRRGICEDESSHGVIMEKFIKDVSRSSKSGRARESSDQSQRFPRMSDANWKDVSSHKRESVIQQRVYEGNAFRGGFRFNSTLVSRKRVLERKRRYHFDTDGKGSIHDQKGCPRKKPFECGSEMRKAVSMSNLSSLSSPSFTESQPIDFGAMPYVCDECGRSFSVISEFVEHQIMHTRENLYEYGESFIHSVAVSEVQKSQVGGKRFECKDCGETFNKSAALAEHRKIHAREYPVECKNQECEEAFMPSPTFSELQKIYGKDKFYECRVCKETFLHSSALIEHQKIHFGDDKDNERERDRERGETFRPSPTLNEFQKMYGKEKMYECKVCGETFLHSSSLKEHQKIHTRGNPFENKGKVCEETFIPGQSLKRRQKTYNKEKLYDFTDGRDAFMQSSELSEHQKIHSRKNLFEGRGYEKSVIHSGPFTESQKSHTITRPPESDEDEKAFTISSNPYENQKIPTKENVYERKSYERSVIHSLASVEAQKSHSVAGPSKPKVTAESTIQSFDAINYQRVRAGGNTSEGREYSRSVIHSLVTSKPPRSHSGNELVESNEKGECSIYILDLNDKRQKIPARENPCEGGSKDHNYGDSVIQSVSHARPQKSVPGEGSGEFKKDGEFSVPSSNVREYQKARAKKKYIEHRSNETSVIHSLPFGEQTFHPRGMLYECQECGECFARISDLTEHQKIHDREKPSGSRNYEWSVIRSLAPTDPQTSYAQEQYAKEQAWNKFKEFRQFFATSKDLNTYQKIYDQEKSHGKESQGEKIRGEETYSEETHGEMYGEETHGQETIEDPVIQGSDMEDLQNDDPDNAIYECEDCGLGFVDLTELTDHQKVHSRKCLVDSREYTHSVIHTHSVSEYQRDYTGEQLYECPKCGESFIHSSFLFEHQRIHEQDQLYSMKGCDDGFIALLPMKPRRNRAAERNPALAGSAIRCLLCGQGFIHSSALNEHMRLHREDDLLEQSQMAEEAIIPGLALTEFQRSQTEERLFECAICGEAFINPAELADHVTVHKNEPYEYGSSYTHTSFLTEPLKGAIPFYECKDCGKSFIHSTVLTKHKELHLEDDDDDDEAAAAAAAAQEVEANVHVPQVVLRIQGSNVEAAEPEVEAAEPEVEAAEPEVEAAEPNGEAEGPDGEAAEPNGEAEQPNGEAEQPNGDADEPDGAGIEDPEERAEEPEGDADEPDGVGIEDPEEAEDEEIQVEEPYYDCHECTETFTSSTAFGEHLKTHASMIIFEPANAFGECSGYIEHASTSTGGANQADEKYFKCDVCGQLFSDRLSLARHQNTHTG, encoded by the exons GATGCTGAATCATACCAAAATGTGGTAGACCTCACTGAGGACAGGAAACCTCACAACACAATCCAGGACAACATGGAAAACTACAGGAAGCTGCTCTCCCTGG GAGTGCAGCTTGCTGAAGACGATGGCCACTCCCACATGACGCAGGGCCACTCATCAAGATCCAAGAGAAGTGCCTACCCAAGCACCAGTCGAG GTCTAAAAACTATGCCTGAAGCCAAAAAATCAACCCACCGGCGGGGGATTTGTGAAGATGAGTCTTCCCACGGAGTGATAATGGAAAAATTCATCAAGGATGTGTCGCGCAGTTCCAAATCGGGAAGAGCAAGGGAGTCAAGCGACCAGTCACAGAGATTCCCCAGAATGTCAGATGCTAACTGGAAGGACGTTTCATCGCACAAGAGGGAGTCAGTGATCCAGCAGAGGGTTTATGAAGGGAATGCATTTAGGGGAGGCTTTAGGTTTAATTCAACCCTTGTTTCCAGAAAGAGAGTTCTGGAAAGAAAGAGGCGCTATCATTTTGACACGGATGGGAAGGGCTCGATTCATGATCAAAAAGGCTGTCCCAGGAAGAAGCCCTTTGAATGTGGTAGTGAGATGAGAAAAGCCGTGAGCATGAGCAACCTGAGCAGCCTCAGCTCCCCGTCGTTTACTGAGTCGCAGCCAATTGATTTTGGGGCAATGCCATATGTATGTGATGAGTGTGGGAGGTCGTTCAGTGTCATCTCAGAATTTGTTGAGCACCAGATCATGCATACTAGAGAGAACCTCTATGAGTATGGTGAGTCCTTTATTCACAGTGTGGCTGTCAGTGAAGTTCAGAAAAGTCAGGTTGGAGGGAAACGTTTTGAATGTAAGGACTGTGGAGAGACCTTCAATAAGAGTGCCGCCTTGGCTGAACATCGGAAAATTCATGCTAGAGAATATCCTGTGGAATGTAAGAATCAGGAATGTGAGGAGGCCTTCATGCCTAGCCCAACCTTTAGTGAGCTTCAGAAAATATATGGCAAAGACAAATTCTATGAGTGCAGGGTGTGTAAGGAAACCTTCCTTCATAGTTCTGCCCTGATTGAGCACCAGAAAATCCACTTTGGGGATGACAAAGATAATGAGCGTGAACGTGATCGTGAGCGCGGGGAAACCTTTAGGCCCAGCCCAACCCTTAATGagtttcagaaaatgtatggTAAAGAGAAAATGTACGAATGTAAGGTGTGTGGGGAGACTTTCCTTCATAGCTCATCCCTGAAAGAACATCAGAAAATCCATACTAGAGGGAACCCATTTGAAAATAAGGGTAAAGTATGTGAGGAAACCTTTATTCCTGGTCAGTCCCTTAAAAGGCGTCAGAAGACTTACAATAAGGAGAAGCTCTATGACTTTACAGATGGCCGGGATGCCTTCATGCAAAGCTCAGAGCTCAGTGAGCATCAGAAAATTCATTCTCGAAAGAACCTCTTTGAAGGCAGAGGGTACGAGAAATCTGTCATTCATAGTGGACCCTTCACTGAATCTCAGAAGAGTCATACTATAACACGACCTCCTGAAAGTGATGAGGACGAGAAGGCATTCACCATTAGCTCTAACCCCTATGAAAACCAGAAGATTCCCACTAAGGAAAATGTCTATGAAAGGAAATCATATGAGAGGTCTGTTATTCATAGCTTAGCCTCTGTGGAAGCTCAGAAAAGTCACAGTGTAGCGGGGCCCAGTAAACCAAAAGTAACGGCAGAGTCTACCATTCAGAGCTTCGATGCTATCAACTATCAGAGAGTTCGTGCTGGAGGGAACACGTCTGAAGGAAGGGAATACAGTAGGTCTGTTATCCATAGCTTAGTGACTTCCAAACCTCCAAGAAGTCACAGTGGAAATGAATTGGTGGAATCTAATGAGAAGGGAGAATGCTCCATTTATATCTTAGACCTTAATGATAAGCGACAGAAGATTCCTGCCAGAGAGAACCCTTGTGAAGGGGGCAGTAAGGATCACAACTATGGAGACTCTGTCATACAGAGTGTATCCCATGCCAGACCTCAGAAAAGTGTTCCTGGAGAGGGATCTGGTGAATTTAAGAAGGATGGTGAATTCTCTGTTCCCAGCTCAAATGTCCGTGAATACCAGAAGGCTcgtgctaaaaagaaatacattgagCATAGGAGCAATGAGACCTCTGTAATTCACTCTCTACCTTTCGGTGAACAAACATTTCACCCTCGAGGGATGCTCTATGAATGTCAGGAGTGTGGGGAGTGCTTTGCGCGTATCTCTGACCTCACTGAGCACCAGAAGATTCATGATAGAGAGAAGCCCTCTGGAAGCAGAAACTACGAATGGTCTGTCATTCGCAGCCTGGCCCCTACTGACCCTCAAACAAGCTATGCCCAAGAGCAGTATGCTAAAGAGCAAGCGTGGAACAAATTTAAGGAATTCAGACAATTTTTTGCTACCAGCAAAGACCTGAACACATACCAGAAAATCTATGACCAAGAGAAGTCTCATGGTAAGGAGTCTCAAGGTGAGAAGATCCGTGGGGAGGAGACCTATAGCGAGGAGACCCACGGCGAGATGTACGGCGAGGAGACCCATGGTCAGGAGACAATTGAAGACCCTGTCATTCAAGGCTCAGACATGGAAGACCTGCAGAACGATGACCCTGATAATGCAATCTATGAATGTGAGGACTGTGGCCTGGGCTTTGTGGATCTCACAGAGCTCACAGACCATCAGAAAGTCCACAGCAGGAAGTGCCTGGTTGACAGTCGGGAGTACACACATTCTGTAATTCACACCCATTCCGTCAGCGAGTATCAGAGAGATTACACTGGAGAGCAGCTGTATGAATGTCCAAAGTGTGGGGAATCTTTTATTCATAGCTCATTCCTTTTCGAGCATCAGAGAATCCATGAACAAGACCAGTTGTATTCCATGAAGGGGTGTGATGATGGTTTTATCGCCCTCTTGCCCATGAAGCCACGGAGGAATCGTGCCGCAGAGAGGAATCCTGCTCTTGCTGGGTCGGCCATTCGATGCCTTTTGTGTGGACAAGGCTTCATTCATAGCTCTGCCCTTAATGAGCATATGAGACTTCACAGGGAAGATGATTTACTGGAGCAGAGCCAGATGGCTGAGGAAGCTATCATTCCAGGCTTAGCCCTCACTGAGTTTCAGAGAAGTCAGACCGAAGAGAGACTCTTTGAATGTGCAATCTGTGGAGAGGCTTTCATCAACCCAGCAGAACTTGCAGATCATGTAACTGTTCATAAGAATGAGCCTTATGAGTATGGGTCCTCCTATACTCACACCTCATTTCTTACTGAGCCCCTCAAAGGAGCTATACCATTCTATGAATGCAAGGATTGTGGAAAGTCCTTTATTCATAGCACAGTCCTTACTAAACATAAGGAGCTTCATctggaagatgatgatgatgatgatgaagcagcagctgcagcagcagcagcccaggaagttgaagccAATGTCCATGTTCCACAAGTAGTTCTGAGGATTCAGGGGTCAAATGTAGAGGCTGCCGAGCCAGAAGTGGAGGCTGCCGAGCCGGAAGTGGAAGCTGCTGAGCCAGAGGTGGAGGCGGCTGAGCCAAACGGAGAGGCTGAAGGGCCAGATGGAGAGGCTGCAGAGCCCAATGGAGAGGCTGAACAGCCGAATGGAGAGGCAGAGCAGCCAAATGGGGATGCCGATGAACCAGATGGTGCAGGGATTGAAGACCCAGAAGAGCGAGCTGAAGAGCCAGAGGGAGATGCCGACGAGCCTGACGGTGTGGGAATTGAAGACCCAGAAGAAGCTGAAGATGAAGAGATTCAGGTAGAAGAACCATACTATGATTGCCATGAATGCACAGAAACCTTCACTTCCAGCACAGCATTCGGTGAGCACCTGAAAACTCATGCCAGCATGATCATATTTGAGCCTGCAAATGCCTTTGGGGAGTGCTCAGGCTACATTGAACATGCCAGCACCAGCACAGGTGGTGCCAATCAAGCTGATGAGAAGTACTTCAAATGTGACGTCTGTGGGCAGCTCTTTAGTGACCGCCTGTCCCTCGCCAGACACCAGAATACCCACACTGGCTGA